In Lolium perenne isolate Kyuss_39 chromosome 5, Kyuss_2.0, whole genome shotgun sequence, the sequence CCAACTGGTATCTCCGTCCCCAAAGGCTGAGCGGGGCCACGGTGTTCTAATGGCACCTCAGCATGAGAACATCTAGAATTAGTTTCACAAAATAATGATTAATCTAGTTTCTAGTTTATAACAACAAAAGCCTTGCATGATTAATATAAAAAGGTTCTGCAATGGGGATTCCGTACATCATTTATACTACACTAGcagaagtgcccgtgcgttgcgacgGGTTTAAAGCATCCATCTGTCCAAAAAGAAGTATGTACGTGCAGGTTTTTCAATACACATTATCAAGTGAGGGAAAATTGCATTGGGAAGACGCAAACTAAAATCTATCTTCTCTTTAATATTTTTACATCCAATGAGCTAAATGAATGTACAAAATGAAAATAACATATGctgaatattattgggtttgattccGTACGATGAGAGAGAAATAGCTTTTCTACATTAAAGTGCATTGGAAagatagaagtacactcttttatggatAAAGTTTGAGGCTAAACGTCCACTTATTTGAAGACGGAGGAAGTACTTCAATTTTGGTTGTATCGTTACAAAATCATCATGCAACAAATCACTCGTTAAATATATAAAAAGATGCTAAAATAAATTAAATCTTGTTAAATTAACCAAATCAGAACAAATGAACATCGACAATGCGAGGAGAGTATTCCTCGTGGGTTTGGGTTTGGTGCTCGCCCCTTGCAAAAAAATAGGTTTGGTGCTCTTTAACGCCTTGTTGCGTTGATACATGCAACATGGACGGGTTGAGGAGTAATTAGACACTAATTTCCTCCAGTGTAATTCGCGTTGCTGCGCTGATTAGTCGACACCTGCTCTCCTATTTACACACTTCATCGATCTTTCTCCAACATCGACGTTGGCGTCGGTGGTAGTCTTCCACCGATATTGGGTCACTGGATCGAACATGTAATCCTCCTACTTCTCGGCGTTGTCTTGTCTCCCTGTTCTTCGGCCGCTGCATTCATGCCCACAAGTCTTCAACAATTTCATGGTGCTCCACTGCCTAAAAATACATATATGAAGAGTTGCTTTAAGGTGGTCGATGTAGGCAGATAGGACTCGTCCTCGAGAGGGCCTAGAGCTCAGGGGAGGGTAGGTTTGGGGCTGTGTCGGCCCGCGCTCCAATAACATGTTGGCAATGCTTCTCATGGCACATCCTAGAAGCTCACCCGGCTGGGGTAGAGCTAGCATGTAATCAATGGTGTCAACTAACACCAATGATATTTTGTTAACCCtcctaaaaaatcagaaaaattcctAACTATGTGTAATACCACCTAGTTAATATAGATGGCTGACACCAATGACAAAAACTTTCTAGCTTTGTAGCTGTTGCCTAGTGTTCATGCCGCACGTGTTCTGCCGCACCTCTTCTGCGTGACCCGTTGACCAGCGGCAACCACTCGTCGCGTGGCTCGCGCCAAACAAAGCGATCTGATTTGTTCTCGTTAGATCAACGAGCGAAAACAAAGCATTTTTGCTTAAGCGGTGGCATTGTTGTAATTTCAACTAAAAAGATATATGTGTGTTGGGTCGGGTCGTGTAACAATTTATGCAAAAAATCCCAGGAGTAGACCCCCACAAGCCCTTTTTATTTATGTTTTTctgaaaataaattaaaaaggaaTTTAGGAAGAAAAAGAGGTAGCCATACATGTACCTGTTCGGTCCATCAGCCAAACCGTACCAAATTAGCAATCCCCAGGCCAGCGGCAGAAGCGGCCCAACCCTATCCCTTCATCCTCTTTCTCCACACACGAACCCAACCAGCACCCCCGCACGCGCTTCCCTTCCGCGGGCGCCTCTCCGCCTCCGGCAGACGCCACCTGCCGACGTCCAGGGCACTTCTCGCGCCGCGCCTCACCTTGCTCCAAGCCAGCCGCGCCGCCGATGCTCTATTGGCCGACGCAGTCTACCCCCGCCAGAGCCGTGCTCCGCCGTCCTCCTCGAGGTCTCATCCAAATTCTCTCTAGCCGGGTATTTTTCTTTATAGCGCCTGGGCGGCAGATCTTTTCCAATCACCATGCTTATCCTCACATCGTCCTTTTAGAAGAGGAACCAACGTCCTCTTTCAGTTCTCCTTTTAGATTTCAACACCGTGCAGCTTTTAGGCAGCGGATTTCAGACCAACCAATGTTGCTACTTTTGATTCACCTTGCTGATATTCCACGCAAATTCAAACGTATATAAAGTGGTGGAAATCATTGTGAGGGAGCGATGTGGGACTATTTAACACAGAATGTCTAGCGATTTTTTGGATGAATTGGATTGATGCTTGCCTGCAAGCGCTTCTGGGAACGATCGGGCCGGCTGTCCGTGACTTTCTTTGTGGGCTTAGTTCGGTGATGAGAAGGGCCCAGTTCGGTGACGAGAAAGACAGGTGCACAGCACGTTTCTTCTTTTGAACCGTTTTCACTTCCTGGTGGCATTTTCTGTAAAATGTaaattggtgggagggtaaaatggTCTAaataaaagttggacgaaaattttggcagaaaccttagctcctttattattaaacTAGGACAAAATCCGTGCTTCGCTACGGAGCAGTCATTGGCGCCACCCCGTACCCTGCTCCTCCCGTACAAATTACCAGCACCGGCACATCCCTTCTATCTACTCCTTCCATCCACCACTCCAGGCTTCATCCCAACCATATGCTCAGCTCCACCACACCTCGCCCCGTCTCCATCCACAACGACCGAAACACCAACCCTAGAGCACCGCGACATGCACTGATTTAATTAACCATCGCTCCACCGGTTAGATTTGGTGATCCCCAAGAATAGTTGCATCAGACGGGAGTGCATCTGGCAGGGCAAAATAATAAATATAATaatagaaaccttagctcctttattattaaatTAAGGTATAGATAAGGAGTGCTCCTGTATCAGACGAAATTCTTTGCTATGGTGTGTCAATCCACTTTCCTTTCACCTAGAAATCTGTAACATAAAATTGCATTGTACAGGAAAAATAATAGAAACAAGCATTGCATAAGGAGTGCATATTAATCGCAAGAGAGGACTTATGTGTGTGGACAGTCGGATCCAACGTTTTCCATAAAGTTCAAGGATTAAAGAAAAATTATGAAAATACACACCGCATCAGTAATATACGTGCTACATACTGTTATCACAAAAGATAAAGATGTGTGAACACCGGCGATGCCCAATTCATACTACAGTTTTAGGGAGTTCAAACAAATATTATTCAGTTAGTATTAACAGAGCCTAGTTACGTAACAAAGAATACAGATAAAATGGGGCTGTACGATACTATTTAGAAAACCACATAACTGCAATATATGAGTTAGTCCAGAGTAGTCCATTTGCATCTGCCACTTAAGTGTAATCAAGACTGTTGTACATTATACTTAAAAATATGGTCAAAAGTGATACGAGATACCTGATGTTATCTTGATGATTCATAACGTATATAGGAGTGTAGTTTTCACATCACACCATATATGCACCAGTTCAGGTGTCATAATTCAGATGCATAACTTTTCTTGACATTAATAAACTTCAAGCTCAGATGCCTACTACTATTATATATGGTACTTCCCACTATGTCTAGTCTAAGTCTACTAAATGCGAGCTTCGTTTTTTTGTCTACTAAGAACTAGCAATTCATATAATAAAAAATACGCCAATGTACCATTAGCATACCGGTGCGTCTTATATTTTGGCACACAGGTAGCAGTCAAAAATACTAGAGGCCGTTCGTTTGACGTCCATAGGATCGTAGTAGCTTCAACGTTTTGTGAACAGCATATGCCCGTGGATCGCATGATACCAAATAAGTTTGGACGCAAGCAGAACAAACCACTTCTTGTTGAAACAGATCGAGACGAATATTTTGGTTTTGCGCAAACACCTTCATGAGATTGCAATGTACTGTATATTCGACTATTTATAGTCCACCGCGCGCGGAACGTGAAGATCAGTAAAGTATAAGATCCGGATAAAAATGACGAGACCAGCAGTATTCCTTGTCGTACTCTCGCTGTGGACGCTCGCAACCTGCGCCGGCGGCCTCCGCCTGGAGCTGAGGCACGTGGACGCCAAGGCCAACATCACCATGGCGGAGCGCATACGCCGCGCCGGCGAGCGCACCCACCACCGCGCCGCGTCCGTGCTCGCGGTGGCCCCCGTCTACTGGGGGGGCACTCAGTACATAGCGGAGTACAGCATCGGCGACCCTCCGCAGCAGACGGAGGCTGTCGTGGACACGCGCAGCGACCTCGTCTGGACGCAGTGCACGCCGTGCAACTCCTCCTACTGCTTCCCCCAGAGACTCCCCCAGTACAACTTGTCGCGGTCGCGCACCGCCCACCCCGTTCCCTGCAACGGCACCCTGTGCGCCGCCGCGCACGAGGTCGAGGGCCGGTGCTCGGGTGACAAGAACGGGGCGTGCGCTATCAGGGCGCGGTACGATCTCGGCGACGTGGGTGGGTTCCTCGGTGTGGAGGAGTTCACGTTCGGGTCGGAGAAGGTGACTGTCGCCTTTGGGCTCATAACCACGAGCAGCATCGATCCGGGCCTCAACGGCGCGTCCGGCCTCGTCGGGCTCGGCAGGGGCGCGCTGTCTCTGGTCTCCCAGTTGGGAGGCGACAAGTTCTCCTACTGCTTCACCCCTTACTTCAAGGGCCATCTCAACACGAGCCCTCTGTTCGTAGGGTCGTCGGCCAACATGAGCGTCGGCGGCAACAACACGCGGGGCGTGATCACGACGGTGCCTTTCGTGGCTAGCCCGAAGGACGAGCCCTTCAATATTCTCTACTACCTGCCGCTGGTTGGGATGACGGTGGGCGAGGCCAGGCTCGCCATCCCCTCCACGGCGTTCGACATGCGGCAGGTCGCGCCGGGGATGTGGGCCGGCGGTGCCATCATCGACTCTGGCTCCCCGTTCACCCTCCTCGTCGATGTGGCGTACGAGGCGCTGAAGCAGGAGGTGGCGCGGCAGCTACACGGCAGCCTCGTGCCGTCGCCGGAGCCCGACTtggtggagctctgcgtggcgtccGGGGACGTCGGCAGGCTGGTGCCGCCGCTGGTGCTGCATTTCAGCGGCGGAGGCGATTTGGCGGTTCCTTCGGAGAACTATTGGGCGCCGGTAGACCAGGAGACGGCGTGCATGGTGGTGCTCAGCGCCGCGCGCGTCAACTTAACGATGCCCATGAACGAGACCACGGTCATCGGGAACTACATGCAGCAGAATGTGCATGTTCTTTACGACCTCGGCAACGGCCACATCTCCTTCCAGCCGGCGGACTGCAACTCTATATGAACTAGATTGCGGCGGGACACTTATGTCACACTCAAGGAAAAAATACAATGGAATGTAGTATATCGCAATTAATTACGGAACATTTCAATGTAATGCACCAATTTACATTGTGCGGAAATATTTATACATGATTCGATAATATTTCAGTCAAAGATAAGTCATCAAAAGCTTTGATAATCTTAAACATACATGTTGAATGCTTAATAAACAGTTTAAAGAATGGCTAATGGATGGGCTCATTTCTGGAGAAAATACATGGAATTATTTGGGGAAATAAACATTAGGTGTTAGATCAGTGCAATGTTGTTCCCCCTCTTGAGATAACACCGGTGAGTTTCGGAGTGATTCAGGTAGAAGAAGAACTTCTTGACGAAGACGAGCACCAGCGTTGGAATGTAGACTAGCAAAAGGAAACACTGTTTCACCAAAGACAACATCACGAGATATATAAACTCGACCAGAAGTGACATCTAGGCATTTGACTCCTTTGCGCATGTGACTATAACCAAGAAAAACGTATTGTTTAGATCGGAAGGCTAATTTTCTTTGATTAAAGGGGAGAAGATTCGTCAGCATGCACAGTCAAAAATGCCAAGAGATGCATATCTGGTGTTTTGTGGAGTAGACGTTTCATGGGTGTTTCATGATCAATGACTTTGCTAGGCAACATGTTAATAAGATGTGTGGCGGTTAAGAAGGCTTCGTCCCAAAACTTGAGTGGCATAGATGCATTTGCAAGAAGGGCAAGGCCAACTTCGACAATATGGCGATGCTTTCTTTCAGCAGAAACATTTTGTTAGTGTGCATGAGGGCATGACACATGGTGTTCAATGCCTATCTTTTGAAGAAAGGAATTCAATTTTTCATATTCACCATCCCAATCAGATTGCATGGTTAGATTTTTTTCTATCAAATTGGCGTTCAACAAGTTGCTGGAAATTATGAAATACTTGAAAGAGATCAGATTTTTTCTTGAGGAGATAAATCCATGAAAATTTAATAAAATCATCGATGAAGCTTACATAGTACTCATATTTCCCTACATAAATAGGTTCTGGTCCCCATACATCAAAGAACACAAGTTGCAAGGGATAGGTAGATGCACTAGTAGACCTCATATAAGGAAGTTGATGGCTTTTGGCTCTTTGGCAAGAGTTACAAACCAACTTAAtgctagatttatttgaatagggGAGTTCATAATTGCTAAGAACTTGTTGAACAACACGAAAAGAGGGGTGTCCTAAACGACTATGCCATCTCAAAGCTGAAGGCTTGGTGTTGCTAAAGGCATGTTTATTCTTGATTGATGATGAAGATATCAACGGGTAGAGGCCACACACACATCGTCCTTTAAGAAGAACTTTCTTCGTTGCCTGATCCTTGAAATAGAAATACTACGGGTGGAATTCAATAAAAACTTGATTATCTCTAGTAAAGTGATGAACTGAGACAAGATTTTTTGTGGTATGTGGGACATGAAGGACATTTTTTAGATGCAAGGATTTAGTGGGGGTATTAAAAATTGCATGACCAACATGACTACTGTTCATACCTTGTCCATTGGCCGCATGAATTTGCTCACGGCCGGTGTATTTCTCCTTCATGGTGAGCTTGTTGAGCTCACCGGTGATGTGGCCGGTGGCACCGGTATCACCATACCAGTTGGTGTCCACGCCATACGACGCAACATTGGCGcctttctcctcttcttcttcatcttcggaGTAGCGGTGCCAGCACTTCCAGGCTTCGTGCCCTGGCTTGCCGCAAATCTGGCAGGTGACGAGGTCGCGGTCCTTGCTGCCGCTCCTGCCTCCTCCATGATGGCTGTTACCGCTGCCGCCGCGCTGATGGCGAACATTGGCGTGGCTTCTGTAGCCACGGCCTCCTCTGCGTCCACCGCGTCCACGCAGTCCTCCACGCCCGCGATGTGCTGAGTTGACGGAGGAGCCTCCGCCGGTGTCGCCACCGAGAAGCTCGATGCGGCTGTCGTAGGCACATACCTGGGCGTACAGATAGCCCACGGTGAGGTCTTCTGCACCGTTGACCCTAGTGGTGGCGAAGAGGGGGTTGTAGGACTCGTCGAGGCCGGCGAGAAGATACTCAACGAGCTCTTCCTCGTCGATCGGCCGGCCCGCTACAGCTAGTTCATCAGCTAGACCCTTCATCTTAGTGAAGAATTGGGCCATCGTCATGTTCTCCTTCTTTGTTTTGGCGAGGGCGCGCAGATTGGAGATGCGCGTCCTGGACTGGGAGGCGAACATGGACTTGATCGCGCCCCAGACGTCTGCTGCTGTTTCCATCCCGATAACAGAGAtgcgaatatgaggtgaatgagtGTTGAGCAGGTACGAGAGAACCTGCTGATCCGTCGCCACCCATGCGTCATAGGCTG encodes:
- the LOC127299123 gene encoding aspartic proteinase nepenthesin-1-like; the encoded protein is MTRPAVFLVVLSLWTLATCAGGLRLELRHVDAKANITMAERIRRAGERTHHRAASVLAVAPVYWGGTQYIAEYSIGDPPQQTEAVVDTRSDLVWTQCTPCNSSYCFPQRLPQYNLSRSRTAHPVPCNGTLCAAAHEVEGRCSGDKNGACAIRARYDLGDVGGFLGVEEFTFGSEKVTVAFGLITTSSIDPGLNGASGLVGLGRGALSLVSQLGGDKFSYCFTPYFKGHLNTSPLFVGSSANMSVGGNNTRGVITTVPFVASPKDEPFNILYYLPLVGMTVGEARLAIPSTAFDMRQVAPGMWAGGAIIDSGSPFTLLVDVAYEALKQEVARQLHGSLVPSPEPDLVELCVASGDVGRLVPPLVLHFSGGGDLAVPSENYWAPVDQETACMVVLSAARVNLTMPMNETTVIGNYMQQNVHVLYDLGNGHISFQPADCNSI